The following are encoded together in the Chaetodon auriga isolate fChaAug3 chromosome 4, fChaAug3.hap1, whole genome shotgun sequence genome:
- the ift27 gene encoding intraflagellar transport protein 27 homolog, producing MVKLRARCLLVGDAAVGKSALSHMFHSDGTLFQKNYSMTTGVELLMKCVNIPETNDSVELYIIDSAGKQTLVEACEKMWGELSLLCLVFDLTSEQSFSNCSHWMERVRAHCQGLHIPGVLVGNKSDLSARREVQASVAQEWAQSQGLEYHETSAKEMENCDAPLLSLARAFHSLYQERRETIQNLSPG from the exons ATGGTGAAGCTGAGGGCGAGATGCTTGCTTGTCG gagaTGCTGCAGTGGGGAAAAGTGCCCTATCTCATATGTTCCACAGTGATGGTACCCTCTTCCAGAAGAACTACAGCATG ACAACCGGAGTGGAGCTGctaatgaaatgtgtgaacatCCCAGAGACCAATGACAGTGTG GAGCTCTACATCATAGACTCTGCAGGGAAGCAGACATTAGTGGAGGCCTGCGAAAAAATG TGGGGCGAGCTGTCGTTGCTGTGCCTGGTTTTTGACCTGACCAGTGAGCAGTCTTTTTCCAACTGCAGCCACTGGATGGAGAGAGTTCGTGCTCACTGCCAGGGTCTTCACATTCCAG gtgtcCTGGTGGGCAACAAGTCAGACCTGTCTGCTAGAAGAGAGGTCCAAGCATCTGTTGCCCAGGAATGGGCCCAAAGCCAGGGGCTGGAGTACCATGAGACATCCGCT aaggagatggagaacTGTGACGCGCCGCTCCTCAGTTTAGCCCGGGCCTTCCACTCTCTCTACCAAGAACGTCGTGAGACCATCCAGAACCTCAGTCCAGGCTAG